A portion of the Blastochloris tepida genome contains these proteins:
- a CDS encoding histone deacetylase family protein, whose amino-acid sequence MSTLLVSNPLCLNHMTPLGHPERADRLRVVERILEHERFQVLAREQATPVDLDIVARVHPSHYLDRLQEASPEEGMVQLDSDTSMSPGTWQAARLAAGGSVIAVDEVMTRKVSNAFVAVRPPGHHAESLKPMGFCFINNSAVAARYAQFAHGAERVAIVDFDVHHGNGTQEIFWTDPSVMYCSTHEMPLYPGTGAASETGVGNIVNVPLAAGDGGPEFRSAYEGIIFPRLKAFSPDLVVISAGFDAHVRDPLANINLIEADFAWVTKRLMEIADQSCGGRLVSILEGGYDLEGLARSTAAHVMTLMGA is encoded by the coding sequence ATGTCCACCTTGCTGGTGTCCAACCCCCTGTGCCTGAACCACATGACCCCGCTCGGCCACCCCGAGCGCGCCGACCGGCTGCGGGTGGTCGAGCGCATTCTGGAGCATGAGCGCTTCCAGGTGCTGGCCCGCGAGCAGGCGACGCCGGTCGACCTCGACATCGTCGCCCGCGTCCATCCGAGCCACTATCTCGATCGGCTGCAGGAGGCCTCGCCCGAGGAGGGCATGGTGCAGCTCGACAGCGACACCTCGATGTCGCCGGGCACGTGGCAGGCGGCGCGGCTGGCCGCCGGCGGCTCGGTGATCGCGGTCGACGAGGTGATGACGCGCAAGGTGAGCAACGCCTTCGTCGCCGTCCGCCCGCCCGGCCACCACGCCGAGAGCTTGAAGCCGATGGGCTTCTGCTTCATCAACAATTCCGCCGTCGCCGCCCGCTACGCCCAGTTCGCCCACGGCGCCGAGCGGGTGGCCATCGTCGATTTCGACGTCCACCACGGCAACGGCACCCAGGAGATCTTCTGGACCGACCCCTCGGTGATGTACTGCTCGACGCACGAGATGCCGCTCTATCCCGGCACCGGCGCCGCCAGCGAGACCGGCGTCGGCAACATCGTCAACGTGCCGCTGGCGGCCGGCGACGGCGGGCCCGAGTTCCGCTCGGCCTATGAGGGCATCATCTTCCCGCGGCTGAAGGCCTTCTCGCCCGACCTCGTGGTGATCTCGGCCGGGTTCGACGCGCATGTGCGCGACCCGCTGGCCAACATCAACCTGATCGAGGCCGATTTCGCCTGGGTGACCAAGCGGCTGATGGAGATCGCCGACCAGAGCTGCGGCGGCCGGCTGGTCTCCATCCTGGAGGGAGGCTACGACCTCGAAGGCCTCGCCCGCTCCACCGCCGCGCATGTCATGACCTTGATGGGGGCGTGA